Proteins from a single region of Pseudomonas fulva:
- a CDS encoding TetR/AcrR family transcriptional regulator: MSKAERRHQLLQTARQVVRHEGADRLTLGHLATCAGVSKPVVYDHFGTRSGLLIELYRWIDIERINAFRELMASTTRSLEDTAQLLSSAYIDCASNNTDEFYAVGAALAGSDEKAAVFQELLDNCVQMFVSVLEPHANLAAVELERRCAGLVGAGEALAGALVRGRYAEAQVIATFTSLIQGALQQPA, encoded by the coding sequence TTGTCCAAAGCCGAACGTCGACATCAGTTGCTGCAAACCGCGCGGCAGGTGGTGCGCCATGAAGGTGCCGACCGCCTGACCCTCGGCCATCTGGCCACTTGCGCCGGCGTGTCCAAGCCGGTGGTCTACGACCACTTCGGCACCCGTTCCGGCTTGTTGATCGAGCTGTACCGGTGGATCGACATCGAACGGATCAATGCCTTTCGCGAACTGATGGCGAGCACCACCCGCAGCCTGGAGGATACGGCGCAGCTGTTGTCCAGCGCCTATATCGACTGCGCATCCAATAACACCGACGAGTTCTACGCCGTAGGTGCCGCCCTGGCGGGCAGCGATGAGAAGGCTGCGGTATTCCAGGAGCTGCTCGATAACTGCGTGCAGATGTTCGTCAGCGTGCTCGAGCCCCACGCCAACCTGGCGGCAGTCGAGCTGGAGCGGCGCTGCGCCGGCCTGGTCGGCGCGGGCGAAGCGCTGGCAGGCGCGCTGGTGCGCGGCCGGTATGCCGAGGCGCAGGTGATCGCCACCTTTACCTCGCTGATTCAGGGCGCGCTGCAGCAGCCTGCCTGA